One Vespa crabro chromosome 1, iyVesCrab1.2, whole genome shotgun sequence genomic region harbors:
- the LOC124427686 gene encoding protein cornichon encodes MAFSLAAFSYILALIIDAFLIFFVIFHVIAFDELQSGQKNPIDQCNSLNPLVLPEYALHILINFLFLISEQWFSLCLNIPLIAYHVWKYSNRPVMTGPGLYDPTSILNAHDLAMYQREGWVKLALYLLSFFYYLYGMISSLIH; translated from the exons ATGGCATTCAGTTTGGCTGCTTTTTCATACATTTTAGCTTTAATTATAGatgcatttttaatattctttgtaatatttcat GTTATTGCATTTGATGAACTTCAATCTGGACAGAAAAATCCAATTGATCAGTGTAATAGTTTAAATCCg TTAGTTCTTCCAGAATATGCTCTacatattttgataaattttttatttctaataagtGAACAATGGTTTTCATTATGCCTTAATATTCCATTAATAGCATACCATGTatggaaatattcaaatagACCTGTAATGACAGGACCTGGCTTATATGATCCAACCAGTATATTAAATGCTCATGACTTGGCTATGTACCAACGAGAAGGATGGGTGAAATTAGCCTTATATCTTTTGtcgtttttctattatttatatgg taTGATAAGTTCActgattcattaa
- the LOC124427680 gene encoding alpha-2-macroglobulin receptor-associated protein: protein MIVSAKQRLFLLSFCFILMHTSTALNKYSAKANNPKVDDVLEFPMSLRELDKPFRMSKLNILWVKAKNRLTDVKLQSLFSDLKIHDKEELAFKHYKSEEKDSDGLEEARLRKKLIGIMSTYDLLEHFSDTEDPMLLKKYKALNDGSNYVAKDVFKDSKLNKLWAKAELAGFTYEELNALKEEFEHHQEKVDEYMSLLKDIEAGDSEVHENSLLEKPDSWNVLEEEEQLSNNNVPGKKLDYLGKANLLREKHLELRNGYDRLDRLTAKGPNHKEFIEPKVQGLWRVALEAKFPPNELASLKEELLHYESRLLKLRHLHTEAALEAARKGKSYDLDNSTSQQHIKKHARTVQKLHMDLEAKIMQKHTEL, encoded by the exons ATGATTGTATCTGCTAAACAAAggctttttttattaagtttttgttttatattaatgcATACAAGTACAGCACTTAACAAATATTCTGCTAAAGCAAATAACCCTAAGGTTGATGATGTTTTGGAATTTCCCATGTCATTACGAGAATTAGATAAACCATTTCGAAtgtcaaaattaaatatactttgggtaaaagcaaaaaac cGTTTGACAGATGTTAAATTACAATCGCTATTTAGTGACCTAAAAATCCatgataaagaagaattagcatttaaacattataaatctGAAGAGAAGGATTCAGATGGTTTAGAAGAAGCAAgattgagaaagaaattaattg gTATTATGAGTACATATGATTTGTTAGAACACTTTTCTGATACAGAAGATCCAATGTTacttaagaaatataaagcaCTTAATGATGGTAGCAATTATGTTGCTAAGGATGTGTTTAAAGATTCAAAATTGAATAAGCTTTGGGCTAAAGCTGAATTAGCTGGCTTTACTT ATGAAGAACTTAACGCATTAAAAGAAGAGTTTGAACATCATCAAGAAAAAGTAGATGAGTATATGAgtttattaaaagatatagaaGCTGGAGATTCTGAAGTACATGAGA ATAGCTTATTAGAAAAGCCAGACAGCTGGAATGTGttagaagaggaagaacaattatcaaataataatgtacCTGGAAAAAAGTTGGATTATTTAGGAAAAGCAAATTTGCTTAG agAGAAACATTTAGAGCTTAGAAATGGTTATGATCGTTTGGATAGATTAACAGCTAAAGGACCTAATCATAAGGAATTTATAGAACCAAAAGTGCAAGGACTTTGGAGAGTTGCATTGGAAGCTAAATTTCCACCTAATGAACTTGCTTCTCTTAAG gAAGAACTTTTACATTATGAATCACGATTACTCAAATTAAGACATCTTCATACAGAAGCAGCTCTGGAAGCTGCACGCAAAGGAAAATCTTATGATTTGGATAATTCTACTTCACAAcaacatataaaaaaacatgCTAGGACAGTTCAAAAGCTTCATATGGATCTTGAGGCAAAAATTATGCAAAAACATACcgagttataa
- the LOC124427013 gene encoding 33 kDa inner dynein arm light chain, axonemal isoform X4 produces MATSVKERIILAVDTLVKYDNPTLVTTHPEKIRKELMLGKVSTTTCKVQTTPPTADVRLETVEILNGILPPKEWEENGQIWTQQVSSTPATRLDVINLQEQLDMKLQQRQARETGICPVRRELYTQCFDELIRQVTINCAERGLLLLRVRDEIKMTLAAYQTLYQSSIAFGMRKALQAEQGKEDLIAIADELRQQKTELENALTELRHKFDLAEKRSAELKEAEEKKYTEEIQFLKKTNLQLKTQLEGIIAPKK; encoded by the exons ATGGCAACATCAGTTAAAGAACGTATTATTCTTGCTGTAGATACTCTTGTCAAATATGACAATCCTACTTTGGTTACAACTCATCCAgaaaag ATACGTAAAGAGTTAATGTTGGGTAAAGTAAGTACTACTACTTGTAAAGTTCAAACAACCCCTCCTACAGCTGATGTACGTCTTGAAACtgttgaaattttaaatggaATTTTACCACCTAAAGAATGGGAAGAAAATGGACAAATATGGACACAGCAA GTTTCAAGTACTCCTGCTACAAGATTGGATGTTATTAATCTACAAGAACAACTTGATATGAAATTGCAACAGCGACAAGCAAGAGAAACTGGAATTTGCCCTGTACGCAGAGAACTTTATACACAATGTTTCG ATGAATTGATACGACAAGTTACTATAAATTGTGCAGAACGTGGTTTGCTATTACTTAGAGTAAGAGATGAAATCAAAATGACTTTGGCTGCTTATCAAACTCTATATCAGAGTAGTATTGCATTTGGAATGCGTAAAGCTCTTCAG gcTGAGCAAGGTAAAGAAGATTTAATTGCAATAGCGGATGAATTACGCCAACAAAAAACAGAATTAGAAAATGCACTCACAGAATTGAGGCACAAATTCGATCTAGCAGAAAAAAGATCTGCAGAATtaaaagaagcagaagaaaaaaaatacacagaagaaattcaatttcttaaaaaaacgAATTTGCAATTGAAG ACTCAATTGGAAGGTATTATAGCgccaaaaaaata
- the LOC124427013 gene encoding 33 kDa inner dynein arm light chain, axonemal isoform X1: MATSVKERIILAVDTLVKYDNPTLVTTHPEKIRKELMLGKVSTTTCKVQTTPPTADVRLETVEILNGILPPKEWEENGQIWTQQVSSTPATRLDVINLQEQLDMKLQQRQARETGICPVRRELYTQCFGMFLLFQLEKNNKVVKQNISDELIRQVTINCAERGLLLLRVRDEIKMTLAAYQTLYQSSIAFGMRKALQAEQGKEDLIAIADELRQQKTELENALTELRHKFDLAEKRSAELKEAEEKKYTEEIQFLKKTNLQLKVIEYLILHILYIYYIMLSFLDSIGRYYSAKKINNYTKNKFFFVICYNQCNINLNINKVRYK, from the exons ATGGCAACATCAGTTAAAGAACGTATTATTCTTGCTGTAGATACTCTTGTCAAATATGACAATCCTACTTTGGTTACAACTCATCCAgaaaag ATACGTAAAGAGTTAATGTTGGGTAAAGTAAGTACTACTACTTGTAAAGTTCAAACAACCCCTCCTACAGCTGATGTACGTCTTGAAACtgttgaaattttaaatggaATTTTACCACCTAAAGAATGGGAAGAAAATGGACAAATATGGACACAGCAA GTTTCAAGTACTCCTGCTACAAGATTGGATGTTATTAATCTACAAGAACAACTTGATATGAAATTGCAACAGCGACAAGCAAGAGAAACTGGAATTTGCCCTGTACGCAGAGAACTTTATACACAATGTTTCGgtatgtttttattgtttcaattagagaaaaataataaagtagtAAAACAGAATATTTCAGATGAATTGATACGACAAGTTACTATAAATTGTGCAGAACGTGGTTTGCTATTACTTAGAGTAAGAGATGAAATCAAAATGACTTTGGCTGCTTATCAAACTCTATATCAGAGTAGTATTGCATTTGGAATGCGTAAAGCTCTTCAG gcTGAGCAAGGTAAAGAAGATTTAATTGCAATAGCGGATGAATTACGCCAACAAAAAACAGAATTAGAAAATGCACTCACAGAATTGAGGCACAAATTCGATCTAGCAGAAAAAAGATCTGCAGAATtaaaagaagcagaagaaaaaaaatacacagaagaaattcaatttcttaaaaaaacgAATTTGCAATTGAAGGTAATTGAATATCTTATAttgcatattttatatatttattatattatgttatctTTTTTAGACTCAATTGGAAGGTATTATAGCgccaaaaaaata
- the LOC124427013 gene encoding 33 kDa inner dynein arm light chain, axonemal isoform X2, whose product MATSVKERIILAVDTLVKYDNPTLVTTHPEKIRKELMLGKVSTTTCKVQTTPPTADVRLETVEILNGILPPKEWEENGQIWTQQVSSTPATRLDVINLQEQLDMKLQQRQARETGICPVRRELYTQCFDELIRQVTINCAERGLLLLRVRDEIKMTLAAYQTLYQSSIAFGMRKALQAEQGKEDLIAIADELRQQKTELENALTELRHKFDLAEKRSAELKEAEEKKYTEEIQFLKKTNLQLKVIEYLILHILYIYYIMLSFLDSIGRYYSAKKINNYTKNKFFFVICYNQCNINLNINKVRYK is encoded by the exons ATGGCAACATCAGTTAAAGAACGTATTATTCTTGCTGTAGATACTCTTGTCAAATATGACAATCCTACTTTGGTTACAACTCATCCAgaaaag ATACGTAAAGAGTTAATGTTGGGTAAAGTAAGTACTACTACTTGTAAAGTTCAAACAACCCCTCCTACAGCTGATGTACGTCTTGAAACtgttgaaattttaaatggaATTTTACCACCTAAAGAATGGGAAGAAAATGGACAAATATGGACACAGCAA GTTTCAAGTACTCCTGCTACAAGATTGGATGTTATTAATCTACAAGAACAACTTGATATGAAATTGCAACAGCGACAAGCAAGAGAAACTGGAATTTGCCCTGTACGCAGAGAACTTTATACACAATGTTTCG ATGAATTGATACGACAAGTTACTATAAATTGTGCAGAACGTGGTTTGCTATTACTTAGAGTAAGAGATGAAATCAAAATGACTTTGGCTGCTTATCAAACTCTATATCAGAGTAGTATTGCATTTGGAATGCGTAAAGCTCTTCAG gcTGAGCAAGGTAAAGAAGATTTAATTGCAATAGCGGATGAATTACGCCAACAAAAAACAGAATTAGAAAATGCACTCACAGAATTGAGGCACAAATTCGATCTAGCAGAAAAAAGATCTGCAGAATtaaaagaagcagaagaaaaaaaatacacagaagaaattcaatttcttaaaaaaacgAATTTGCAATTGAAGGTAATTGAATATCTTATAttgcatattttatatatttattatattatgttatctTTTTTAGACTCAATTGGAAGGTATTATAGCgccaaaaaaata
- the LOC124427013 gene encoding 33 kDa inner dynein arm light chain, axonemal isoform X3 — protein sequence MATSVKERIILAVDTLVKYDNPTLVTTHPEKIRKELMLGKVSTTTCKVQTTPPTADVRLETVEILNGILPPKEWEENGQIWTQQVSSTPATRLDVINLQEQLDMKLQQRQARETGICPVRRELYTQCFGMFLLFQLEKNNKVVKQNISDELIRQVTINCAERGLLLLRVRDEIKMTLAAYQTLYQSSIAFGMRKALQAEQGKEDLIAIADELRQQKTELENALTELRHKFDLAEKRSAELKEAEEKKYTEEIQFLKKTNLQLKTQLEGIIAPKK from the exons ATGGCAACATCAGTTAAAGAACGTATTATTCTTGCTGTAGATACTCTTGTCAAATATGACAATCCTACTTTGGTTACAACTCATCCAgaaaag ATACGTAAAGAGTTAATGTTGGGTAAAGTAAGTACTACTACTTGTAAAGTTCAAACAACCCCTCCTACAGCTGATGTACGTCTTGAAACtgttgaaattttaaatggaATTTTACCACCTAAAGAATGGGAAGAAAATGGACAAATATGGACACAGCAA GTTTCAAGTACTCCTGCTACAAGATTGGATGTTATTAATCTACAAGAACAACTTGATATGAAATTGCAACAGCGACAAGCAAGAGAAACTGGAATTTGCCCTGTACGCAGAGAACTTTATACACAATGTTTCGgtatgtttttattgtttcaattagagaaaaataataaagtagtAAAACAGAATATTTCAGATGAATTGATACGACAAGTTACTATAAATTGTGCAGAACGTGGTTTGCTATTACTTAGAGTAAGAGATGAAATCAAAATGACTTTGGCTGCTTATCAAACTCTATATCAGAGTAGTATTGCATTTGGAATGCGTAAAGCTCTTCAG gcTGAGCAAGGTAAAGAAGATTTAATTGCAATAGCGGATGAATTACGCCAACAAAAAACAGAATTAGAAAATGCACTCACAGAATTGAGGCACAAATTCGATCTAGCAGAAAAAAGATCTGCAGAATtaaaagaagcagaagaaaaaaaatacacagaagaaattcaatttcttaaaaaaacgAATTTGCAATTGAAG ACTCAATTGGAAGGTATTATAGCgccaaaaaaata